In one Halorubrum sp. CBA1229 genomic region, the following are encoded:
- a CDS encoding bacteriorhodopsin, whose product MIEPSAVRFASAGIYAVSAVVLLALARRKPPALRRYCYPFVAVVAAAAVGIGLWGAGIGTFSVANGTLEGGQVLTDYVAYPFLFGFAAFVAGTSRRYVGAVVALIVAMRVGYDVAEVFAGPLALAGTGTILVGYVALVWLYFGPIAGAASRQPPARELFYKKTRNLVLFAFGVLIAWAMFQIAGLLDAFTGTVTLEYLDLLLRVGFAGFAFANVETLAAGESSETSGGSVPDGDVGAAPTESGPNAATSGAD is encoded by the coding sequence ATGATTGAGCCGTCCGCGGTTCGGTTCGCGTCCGCGGGGATCTACGCCGTCTCCGCCGTCGTCCTGCTCGCGCTCGCGCGCCGCAAGCCGCCGGCCCTGCGCCGGTACTGTTACCCGTTCGTCGCGGTCGTCGCGGCCGCGGCCGTCGGCATCGGGCTGTGGGGCGCCGGTATCGGAACGTTCTCGGTCGCGAACGGCACGCTGGAGGGCGGACAGGTGCTCACCGACTACGTGGCGTACCCGTTCCTGTTCGGGTTCGCGGCGTTCGTGGCGGGGACGAGCCGGCGGTACGTCGGCGCCGTGGTCGCCCTCATCGTCGCGATGCGGGTCGGCTACGACGTCGCCGAGGTGTTCGCGGGGCCCCTCGCGCTGGCGGGCACCGGGACCATCCTCGTCGGCTACGTCGCGCTGGTCTGGCTCTACTTCGGGCCGATCGCGGGCGCGGCGTCGCGCCAGCCGCCGGCCCGCGAGCTGTTCTACAAGAAGACCCGGAACCTCGTACTGTTCGCCTTCGGGGTCCTCATCGCGTGGGCGATGTTCCAGATCGCCGGGCTGCTCGACGCGTTCACCGGCACGGTGACGCTGGAGTACCTCGACCTGCTCCTGCGCGTCGGCTTCGCGGGCTTCGCGTTCGCGAACGTGGAGACGCTGGCGGCGGGCGAGAGCTCGGAGACGAGCGGCGGCTCGGTGCCGGACGGCGACGTCGGGGCGGCACCGACCGAATCTGGGCCGAACGCGGCGACGTCGGGCGCGGACTGA
- a CDS encoding ABC transporter substrate-binding protein, producing the protein MRVATLLPSATETLFALGVEPVGVSHSCDYPPVARDLPTLTSTAVDHDDRSASDIDAQMRSVDGAVYDLDVDRLAALEPNLVVTQATCDVCAVDASGVREAVASIDSAPEVLTLDPHAFEDVLDDVMRLGEAVDRPDAAEALTDRLRARVDHVREHAADPVAAEGRPRTAVLDWTDPPIRAGHWVRDMVEIAGGDPSFQPDGASEPVAWDGVRAYDPEALVVAPCGFERDRAVDAIADLADRPGWRDLAAVADDRAYAIDGNALFNRPSHRLVDSLEALLACLHPEYAAAPPGERDRVAHVNAGTASMRADGG; encoded by the coding sequence GTGCGCGTCGCCACGCTGCTTCCCTCCGCCACGGAGACGCTGTTCGCGCTCGGCGTCGAACCAGTCGGCGTCTCGCACAGCTGCGACTACCCGCCCGTGGCTCGTGACCTGCCGACGCTCACGAGCACCGCCGTCGACCACGACGACCGCTCGGCCAGCGACATCGACGCCCAGATGCGGTCGGTCGACGGTGCCGTCTACGATCTCGACGTCGACCGCCTCGCCGCGCTGGAGCCGAACCTCGTCGTCACGCAGGCGACCTGCGACGTCTGCGCGGTCGACGCGAGCGGGGTCCGCGAGGCCGTCGCGTCGATCGACTCCGCGCCCGAGGTGCTGACGCTCGACCCGCACGCGTTCGAGGACGTCCTCGACGACGTGATGCGTCTCGGCGAGGCGGTCGACCGCCCCGACGCCGCCGAGGCGCTCACCGACCGACTGAGGGCTCGCGTCGACCACGTCCGGGAGCACGCGGCCGACCCGGTCGCCGCCGAGGGTCGCCCCCGCACCGCCGTCCTCGACTGGACCGACCCGCCGATCCGGGCCGGTCACTGGGTGCGCGACATGGTCGAGATCGCCGGCGGCGACCCGTCGTTCCAGCCCGACGGCGCCTCCGAGCCGGTGGCGTGGGACGGTGTCCGCGCGTACGACCCCGAGGCGCTCGTCGTCGCGCCCTGCGGCTTCGAACGCGACCGCGCCGTCGACGCGATCGCGGACCTCGCCGACCGACCGGGGTGGCGCGACCTCGCCGCGGTCGCCGACGACCGAGCGTACGCGATCGACGGCAACGCGCTGTTCAACCGACCGAGCCACCGGCTCGTCGACTCGCTGGAGGCGCTATTGGCGTGTCTGCACCCCGAGTACGCGGCGGCGCCGCCCGGCGAGCGGGACCGCGTCGCGCACGTCAACGCGGGGACGGCGTCGATGCGCGCCGACGGCGGGTGA
- a CDS encoding NAD-dependent epimerase/dehydratase family protein, translated as MKYFVTGGTGFIGTNLVEILVNDGHEVVVLTRDLTKAEHLPEPVEIIEGDITDKQSMRDAMDGVDGVFHLAAWFQIGPGPWNAEKAERINVDGTRNVLELMNELDVPKGLYVSTVGVYGNTGGEYVTESYRSPNNFSSVYQRTKWQAHYEVAEPMIEDGLPLVIASLGAIFGPGDKDYGGTPRTGFTGYLKQELPMIPNDFVLPFDYVEDTAANIKRAMDEGEQGEEYIIASEPRNFVDVLDLAERLTGIPAPRAVPGKIFQLMSYGVTGLESLTRPPEGFESELLGFFATGGVLVDNSKAKRELGIDHRPFEESLRLYLEWEIEQQGLDQKITGEIA; from the coding sequence ATGAAATACTTTGTCACTGGTGGTACCGGGTTTATTGGGACTAATCTCGTGGAGATCCTCGTGAACGATGGGCATGAAGTAGTTGTGCTTACCCGTGACCTCACTAAGGCAGAACATCTACCAGAACCCGTTGAAATAATTGAGGGGGACATTACAGATAAACAGAGTATGCGCGACGCCATGGACGGCGTCGATGGAGTGTTTCATCTGGCTGCTTGGTTCCAAATCGGGCCTGGACCATGGAATGCTGAGAAGGCCGAACGCATCAACGTCGATGGGACCCGTAATGTTCTCGAATTGATGAACGAACTGGACGTGCCAAAGGGCCTCTACGTGAGCACCGTCGGAGTCTACGGGAATACGGGCGGCGAGTACGTCACCGAATCGTACCGGTCTCCAAACAACTTTAGTTCGGTGTATCAGCGAACGAAGTGGCAGGCACATTACGAGGTGGCGGAGCCGATGATTGAAGACGGACTGCCGCTCGTAATAGCCTCTCTCGGAGCGATTTTCGGACCGGGAGACAAGGATTACGGTGGCACTCCACGGACTGGCTTTACTGGTTACCTCAAACAAGAACTCCCGATGATACCGAACGATTTCGTCCTCCCGTTCGACTACGTCGAGGACACGGCCGCGAACATCAAACGAGCGATGGACGAGGGCGAACAGGGGGAAGAGTACATTATTGCGAGCGAACCGCGGAACTTCGTCGATGTCCTTGATCTCGCGGAACGACTCACAGGAATTCCGGCTCCGCGGGCGGTGCCCGGGAAGATATTTCAGTTAATGAGTTACGGGGTGACAGGACTGGAGTCTCTCACTCGTCCACCGGAAGGGTTTGAAAGCGAGCTGCTCGGCTTTTTCGCCACTGGTGGAGTGCTCGTCGATAACTCGAAGGCCAAACGCGAACTCGGAATCGACCATCGGCCTTTTGAAGAATCATTACGGCTATACCTCGAATGGGAGATTGAACAACAGGGCCTAGATCAAAAGATCACCGGAGAAATCGCCTGA
- the hisH gene encoding imidazole glycerol phosphate synthase subunit HisH yields MSTFEPPAETLADVVLVDYGLGNLRSATRGLERAGASVEITDDPEAFAAADGVVLPGVGAFREGMENAGPLREALTDHAEAGRPLFGICLGMQMLLTSSEEADHEGEGEVTGLDLVPGTNVRFDVDRKVPHMGWNELEVERDHPIVEGVSGEYAYFVHSYYAAPDDPDAVVATADYGVDFPAVVANDAGNVFGTQFHPEKSGETGLKILRNFVEYCADR; encoded by the coding sequence ATGAGCACCTTCGAGCCGCCCGCGGAGACGCTGGCGGACGTCGTTCTGGTCGACTACGGGCTCGGGAACCTCCGGTCGGCGACCCGCGGGCTGGAGCGCGCGGGCGCGTCGGTCGAGATCACCGACGACCCCGAGGCGTTCGCGGCCGCCGACGGCGTCGTCCTCCCCGGCGTGGGCGCGTTCCGCGAGGGGATGGAGAACGCCGGCCCGCTGCGCGAGGCGCTGACGGACCACGCCGAGGCGGGCCGCCCCCTCTTCGGGATCTGCCTCGGGATGCAGATGCTGCTCACGTCCAGCGAGGAGGCCGACCACGAGGGGGAAGGCGAGGTGACCGGGCTCGATCTGGTCCCCGGCACCAACGTCCGGTTCGACGTCGACCGGAAGGTCCCGCACATGGGGTGGAACGAGCTCGAGGTCGAGCGCGACCACCCGATCGTCGAGGGGGTATCGGGGGAGTACGCCTACTTCGTCCACTCGTACTACGCCGCGCCCGACGATCCGGACGCGGTCGTCGCCACCGCCGACTACGGGGTCGACTTTCCCGCGGTCGTCGCCAACGACGCCGGCAACGTGTTCGGCACGCAGTTCCACCCCGAGAAGAGCGGGGAGACGGGGCTCAAAATCCTGCGGAACTTCGTCGAGTACTGCGCGGACCGGTAG
- the tnpA gene encoding IS200/IS605 family transposase has protein sequence MEYDLDSGAHSTYSLHYHLILTTKYRRGVLTEERTQFIRGVISGFTDNYGVELTNLDGEDDHVHILFRAKPTTDLVKFINTVKGATARRIRNEYADKLKTELWGDSFWNDSYCLISTGQVSLDVLKQYVEDQRE, from the coding sequence ATGGAATACGACCTCGATTCGGGAGCGCACTCGACGTATTCCCTGCACTACCACCTGATACTCACTACGAAGTATCGGCGCGGAGTGCTAACCGAGGAGCGAACCCAATTCATTCGCGGGGTCATCAGCGGGTTCACGGACAACTACGGCGTCGAACTGACGAACCTCGACGGAGAGGACGACCACGTACACATCCTGTTCCGAGCGAAACCAACCACGGACCTCGTGAAGTTCATCAACACGGTCAAGGGCGCGACTGCTCGCCGTATCCGCAACGAGTACGCGGATAAACTGAAGACCGAACTGTGGGGCGACTCGTTCTGGAACGACTCCTACTGCCTCATCTCGACGGGGCAGGTGTCGTTGGATGTGCTGAAACAGTACGTCGAGGACCAACGCGAGTAG
- a CDS encoding ABC transporter permease, with translation MNRDGSAASDGGSAPASAAVDSADEPRPATYYHLARAVLYREYLIFVRYPANAIGGIVVALFFFGVLFYGGQLLAGQALTDSLSGIIVGYFLWTLSVGAYSSVSNDIGSEVQWGTLERHITTPFGFAPVALLKGVAKVIRTFLTSAVILAVMLLLTGTRLSLDPLTVVPVAGLAITSVLGLGFAAGGVTVLYKRIGNWLNLLQFGFVALISAPVLDAPWTRFLPLAHGSAMLQRAMVDGVRLWEFGLGDLGLLVAVAVGYLLGGYVVFHYATRRARRLGVLGDY, from the coding sequence GTGAACCGCGACGGCTCGGCCGCTTCCGACGGTGGGAGCGCTCCGGCGTCGGCCGCCGTCGACTCCGCCGACGAGCCGCGGCCCGCCACCTACTACCACCTCGCGCGGGCCGTCCTCTACCGCGAGTACCTCATCTTCGTCCGGTACCCGGCGAACGCGATCGGGGGGATCGTCGTCGCGCTGTTCTTCTTCGGCGTTCTCTTCTACGGCGGGCAGCTGCTGGCCGGACAGGCGCTGACGGATTCGCTGTCGGGGATCATCGTCGGCTACTTCCTGTGGACGCTGTCGGTCGGCGCCTACTCGTCGGTGTCGAACGACATCGGCAGCGAGGTGCAGTGGGGGACCTTAGAGCGGCACATCACCACGCCGTTCGGCTTCGCGCCGGTCGCCCTCCTGAAGGGGGTCGCGAAGGTGATCCGGACGTTCCTCACGAGCGCGGTGATCCTCGCCGTCATGCTGCTGCTCACCGGGACCCGACTCAGCCTCGACCCGCTCACCGTCGTCCCCGTCGCGGGGCTCGCGATCACCTCGGTGCTCGGGCTCGGCTTCGCGGCCGGCGGCGTGACGGTGCTGTACAAGCGGATCGGCAACTGGCTGAACCTGCTGCAGTTCGGCTTCGTCGCCCTGATCTCGGCGCCCGTCCTCGACGCGCCGTGGACCCGGTTCCTCCCCCTTGCCCACGGGAGCGCGATGCTCCAGCGCGCGATGGTCGACGGCGTCCGACTGTGGGAGTTCGGCCTCGGCGACCTCGGCCTCCTCGTCGCCGTCGCGGTCGGCTACCTGCTCGGCGGCTACGTGGTCTTCCACTACGCGACGCGTCGGGCGCGGCGGCTCGGCGTGCTCGGGGACTACTGA
- a CDS encoding acyl-CoA thioesterase — protein sequence MPSVSDTYIENRQRVQPTHTNNYESAHGGNVVKWMDEIGAMSAMRAAGETCVTAKINGLDFKRPVPQGDTCIVESYVYAVGRTSLRTRIRAFRESPRTGERELTTESYFVFVAVDADGSPTPVPELEVAGERCRELRDEALAAEPEEER from the coding sequence ATGCCCAGCGTCAGCGACACCTACATCGAGAACCGCCAGCGGGTCCAGCCGACTCACACGAACAACTACGAGTCGGCCCACGGGGGCAACGTCGTCAAGTGGATGGACGAGATCGGCGCGATGTCGGCGATGCGCGCCGCCGGCGAGACGTGCGTCACGGCCAAGATCAACGGGCTCGACTTCAAGCGACCGGTGCCGCAGGGCGACACCTGCATCGTCGAGTCGTACGTGTACGCGGTCGGCCGGACGAGCCTTCGCACGCGGATCCGCGCGTTCCGCGAGTCGCCGCGCACGGGCGAGCGGGAGCTGACGACGGAGTCGTACTTCGTGTTCGTCGCCGTCGACGCCGACGGGAGCCCGACGCCGGTCCCCGAACTGGAGGTCGCGGGCGAGCGCTGCCGCGAGCTTCGCGACGAGGCGCTCGCGGCCGAGCCGGAGGAGGAGCGGTAG
- a CDS encoding HAMP domain-containing methyl-accepting chemotaxis protein: protein MLNSITTRYGRRVGAAVLLTLAATLGFVALFAAHVATTGTAAAATAALISVGVVVTLNLGLLGIVLIGNVAVELRRLTETAEAVGRGDFDARATSDRGDEIGRLFAAFDDTRRSLRDAVAESERAEAEAEAARREAEAMSDALLDRAETIGGAMERAADGDLSRRLPEESEVDAIERITAAYNEMTGGLSETVDDIQSFASDVESTSEEMATRADEVAGMNEEVAAEMRALADELDEQTDRLRETARDTDDFSATVEEIASTTDEVAGDATAAAELGTRGEERATEAVEAIVAIGDLLAELDDLVAGLDDRMDGVAETTDVISDIAEQTNILALNASIEASRAGEDGDGFAVVADEVKGLAEETRESTTEIEATIGEVTEDVSAVAGEMDRTMGELDETTAAVRAAGDAIEELTGTVEDVDVAMGDIARATDEGAEGIESVAARVESVHASATDAADRARSLAETADDTAETVGDLAETATALSERTASLSQRLDQFETRRDEGAGPAAEPGAAADAEVTADD, encoded by the coding sequence ATGCTGAACTCGATCACCACGCGGTACGGCCGACGCGTCGGGGCGGCCGTGCTCTTGACCCTGGCGGCGACGCTGGGCTTCGTCGCGCTCTTCGCGGCCCACGTCGCGACGACCGGCACGGCGGCGGCCGCGACCGCGGCGCTGATCTCGGTCGGGGTCGTCGTCACGCTGAATCTCGGACTGCTCGGAATCGTCCTGATCGGTAACGTCGCCGTCGAGCTCCGGCGGCTGACGGAGACGGCCGAGGCGGTCGGCCGCGGCGACTTCGACGCCCGCGCCACCTCCGACCGGGGCGACGAGATCGGTCGGCTGTTCGCCGCCTTCGACGACACCCGGCGGTCGCTCCGGGACGCCGTCGCCGAGTCCGAGCGCGCCGAGGCGGAGGCGGAGGCGGCCCGCCGGGAGGCGGAGGCGATGTCGGACGCGCTCTTGGACCGCGCCGAGACGATCGGCGGCGCCATGGAACGGGCGGCCGACGGCGACCTCTCGCGGCGACTCCCCGAGGAGAGCGAGGTCGACGCGATCGAGCGCATCACCGCCGCCTACAACGAGATGACGGGCGGGCTCTCGGAGACGGTCGACGACATCCAGTCGTTCGCGAGCGACGTGGAGTCCACCAGCGAGGAGATGGCGACGCGCGCCGACGAGGTCGCCGGCATGAACGAGGAGGTGGCCGCCGAGATGCGGGCGCTGGCCGACGAGCTGGACGAGCAGACCGACCGGCTGCGCGAGACGGCCAGGGACACCGACGACTTCTCGGCGACCGTCGAGGAGATCGCGTCGACGACCGACGAGGTGGCGGGCGACGCGACCGCCGCCGCCGAGCTCGGGACGCGGGGCGAGGAGCGCGCGACCGAGGCGGTCGAGGCGATCGTCGCGATCGGCGACCTGCTGGCGGAGCTGGACGACCTCGTGGCCGGGCTCGACGACCGGATGGACGGGGTCGCGGAGACGACCGACGTGATATCCGACATCGCCGAGCAGACGAACATCCTCGCGCTGAACGCGTCGATCGAGGCGTCGCGGGCGGGCGAGGACGGCGACGGGTTCGCGGTCGTCGCCGACGAGGTGAAGGGCCTCGCCGAGGAGACCCGCGAGTCGACGACCGAGATCGAGGCAACCATCGGCGAGGTGACCGAAGACGTCTCCGCGGTCGCCGGCGAGATGGACCGGACGATGGGGGAGCTCGACGAGACGACCGCGGCGGTCCGCGCGGCCGGCGACGCGATCGAGGAGCTCACCGGGACCGTCGAGGACGTGGACGTGGCGATGGGCGACATCGCGCGGGCGACCGACGAGGGCGCGGAGGGGATCGAGTCCGTCGCGGCGCGCGTCGAGTCGGTCCACGCCTCGGCCACCGACGCCGCGGACCGCGCGCGGTCGCTCGCGGAGACCGCGGACGACACCGCCGAGACCGTCGGCGACCTCGCCGAGACGGCGACGGCGCTCTCGGAGCGGACCGCGTCGCTCTCCCAGCGGCTCGACCAGTTCGAGACGCGGCGGGACGAGGGCGCCGGACCGGCGGCCGAGCCGGGCGCCGCCGCCGACGCGGAGGTGACGGCCGATGATTGA
- a CDS encoding RNA-guided endonuclease TnpB family protein, with translation MYYAYKYRLKPSDAHREELDRHRDICRQLYNHTRYRLNEYQNEHGELPSMTTLRSELPDLKKWWDGLSDVYSKVLQTVVERLFDNLKGLSKLKENGYGVGQLKWKPPREFRSFTYSQSGFKLDKKGGQAVLSLSKLADIPIRLHRAIPDDAKLKQVTVKKELTGEWFATFGVEMDHELPDPPETPEKCVGIDVGILKYAHDTDGTAVGSLDLSDERERLEREQRKLSRKQHGSNNYEKQRRRVAECHADLRRKRRDFLHKLSAYYAREYDLVAVENLNVKGMMKSPSNSRNTASAAWGTFLSLLEYKCKREGTHFVAVNPKGTTKECASCGVSTDKPLWVREHSCPACGFEADRDANAAWNILSRGLEDVGVGHSESTPVETALPVDTPVSAKRVVKAGSPTLKERTASAVSE, from the coding sequence ATGTACTACGCCTACAAATATCGTCTCAAGCCGTCCGACGCCCACCGTGAGGAGTTGGACCGCCACCGAGACATTTGTAGGCAACTGTACAACCACACGCGCTACCGCCTCAACGAGTACCAAAACGAACACGGCGAACTGCCGTCCATGACCACCCTGCGGTCGGAGCTACCTGACCTCAAGAAATGGTGGGACGGTCTCTCGGACGTGTACTCGAAGGTGCTCCAAACCGTCGTAGAGCGTCTGTTCGACAACCTCAAAGGACTCTCCAAGCTCAAGGAGAACGGCTACGGCGTCGGTCAACTCAAATGGAAGCCACCGCGGGAGTTCCGCAGTTTCACGTACAGTCAGTCTGGCTTCAAGCTCGACAAGAAGGGCGGTCAGGCTGTCCTGTCACTCTCGAAACTCGCGGATATACCGATACGGCTCCACCGCGCCATCCCCGATGACGCGAAGCTCAAGCAAGTCACGGTCAAGAAGGAACTAACGGGCGAGTGGTTCGCCACGTTCGGCGTCGAAATGGACCACGAACTGCCCGACCCGCCCGAGACTCCCGAGAAGTGCGTCGGTATCGACGTGGGAATTCTCAAGTACGCCCATGACACCGACGGTACGGCTGTCGGGTCACTCGACCTCTCAGACGAGCGCGAACGCTTGGAACGCGAGCAACGGAAACTCTCGCGCAAACAGCATGGGTCGAACAACTACGAGAAGCAACGGCGACGAGTCGCGGAGTGTCACGCCGATCTCCGACGAAAGCGCCGCGACTTCTTACACAAGCTCTCGGCGTACTACGCTCGGGAATACGACCTCGTGGCGGTCGAAAACCTAAACGTGAAGGGGATGATGAAGTCGCCGTCGAACAGCCGCAACACGGCATCTGCCGCATGGGGGACGTTCCTCTCGTTGCTCGAATACAAGTGCAAGCGTGAGGGGACGCACTTCGTCGCGGTCAACCCGAAAGGGACGACCAAGGAGTGCGCGTCGTGCGGCGTCTCAACCGATAAGCCGTTGTGGGTCCGTGAACACTCCTGTCCCGCTTGCGGATTTGAGGCGGACAGGGACGCGAACGCGGCGTGGAACATTCTTTCTCGCGGCCTCGAAGATGTAGGAGTGGGACACTCCGAATCAACGCCTGTGGAGACTGCGCTCCCTGTGGATACGCCTGTATCTGCAAAGCGCGTCGTGAAAGCAGGAAGCCCTACCCTCAAGGAGCGAACCGCGTCAGCGGTGAGCGAGTAG
- a CDS encoding EamA family transporter yields MKRYENALGFLALAALWGASYPAIRAAKAGVEPLLMAALRFDAIGVVVLGYALARSQQVHPTSADVTTILIGGVGMIAVHNGLLFVGQTMVSGAVGAVVLATVPIWSVAFAVVALDTARPTPTRVLGILLGLVGTSILVVPGPTDIQPPDPLGVALLTASAVVFALAAVALRRETPTLGVAARQGWMMLVGGPVLHAASLARGEPQTVALTTDVLIAFGFLVLAAGVVGYLLYYTLLDRLGPVEVNLFGYVAPVFAAITGWLFLDERLAATTILGFLVIAVGFALVKRDAIRDALIDEAAPATGD; encoded by the coding sequence GTGAAGCGCTACGAGAACGCCCTCGGGTTCCTCGCGCTCGCCGCCCTCTGGGGCGCCTCCTATCCCGCCATACGCGCCGCGAAAGCGGGCGTCGAGCCGCTGCTGATGGCCGCACTCCGGTTCGACGCTATCGGCGTGGTCGTCCTCGGGTACGCACTCGCCCGCAGCCAACAGGTCCACCCCACCAGCGCCGACGTCACGACTATCCTGATCGGTGGTGTCGGCATGATCGCTGTCCACAATGGCCTCCTCTTCGTCGGCCAGACCATGGTCTCTGGGGCCGTCGGCGCGGTCGTCCTCGCTACCGTCCCCATCTGGAGCGTCGCGTTCGCCGTCGTCGCCCTTGACACCGCCCGCCCGACGCCTACGCGCGTCCTCGGTATCCTCCTCGGTCTCGTCGGCACCAGCATCCTTGTCGTCCCCGGCCCCACCGACATACAGCCACCCGACCCGCTCGGCGTCGCACTCCTGACCGCGAGCGCGGTCGTGTTCGCGCTCGCCGCCGTCGCCCTCCGCCGCGAAACCCCCACGCTCGGCGTCGCCGCCCGCCAGGGCTGGATGATGCTCGTCGGCGGTCCCGTCCTCCACGCCGCCAGCCTCGCCCGCGGCGAACCCCAGACCGTCGCACTCACCACGGACGTACTCATCGCGTTCGGGTTCCTCGTGCTCGCCGCTGGCGTCGTCGGCTACCTCCTCTACTACACGCTCTTAGACCGCCTCGGTCCCGTCGAGGTCAACCTCTTCGGGTACGTCGCCCCCGTGTTCGCCGCCATAACCGGATGGCTCTTCCTCGACGAACGTCTCGCAGCGACCACCATCCTCGGCTTCCTCGTCATCGCCGTCGGCTTCGCGCTCGTCAAACGCGACGCCATTCGCGATGCGCTTATCGACGAAGCCGCACCAGCGACCGGCGACTAA
- a CDS encoding uracil-DNA glycosylase: MTENADALDAELRVPSCERCPALVESRSQIVDGVGPTDADLLFVGEGPGANEDEQGEPFVGRSGDVLDEALRDAGLARADVRITNCVRCRPPDNRDPTTEELANCRGHLESEIDRLDPELIVTLGKVPSEHLLDRSVAITSESGAVVDARIAGASRRVLLSVHPAATLYDRSQRDGFFETIARASELSGVGSRGEDGGDGQSRLGEY, translated from the coding sequence ATGACCGAGAACGCGGACGCGCTCGACGCCGAGCTCCGGGTGCCGTCCTGCGAGCGCTGCCCGGCGCTCGTCGAGTCGCGGAGTCAGATCGTCGACGGCGTCGGGCCGACCGACGCCGACCTCCTGTTCGTCGGTGAGGGGCCGGGCGCGAACGAGGACGAGCAGGGCGAGCCGTTCGTCGGGCGGTCGGGGGACGTGCTCGACGAGGCGCTACGGGACGCCGGCCTCGCGCGGGCGGACGTGCGCATCACCAACTGCGTGCGGTGCCGCCCCCCGGACAACCGCGACCCGACGACCGAGGAGCTGGCGAACTGCCGCGGCCACCTCGAAAGCGAGATCGACCGCCTGGACCCCGAACTGATCGTGACGCTGGGGAAAGTGCCGAGCGAGCACCTGCTCGACCGGTCGGTGGCGATCACGTCGGAGTCGGGCGCAGTCGTCGACGCCCGGATCGCGGGCGCGTCGCGGCGCGTCCTCCTCTCGGTCCACCCGGCGGCGACGCTGTACGACCGGAGCCAGCGCGACGGCTTCTTCGAGACGATCGCCCGAGCGAGCGAGCTGAGCGGGGTCGGGAGCCGAGGGGAAGACGGCGGCGACGGTCAGTCCCGGCTCGGCGAGTACTGA
- a CDS encoding ABC transporter ATP-binding protein — protein MARSAASDRDPPRERDGSRPDDSADPSPAALAIEGVSKRFGDGAESVLAVDDVSLTVERGSIVGLLGPNGAGKTTLIKCALGIVLPDAGSVRVFGTDVGDGRRAAYADVDAMLEGARNDYWRLTVRENLRYFATIAGVDPDSVQARHDRLLDRLELTEKADTPVRELSRGMKQKVSLASVLAGGAELVFLDEPTLGLDVESSRTLRRELRRLAREEGLTIVLSSHDMGVIEDVCDRVVMMANGRIVADDAVGALLSGTDRDAVRVVSADIDDAVVARLRERFDVRGVETGLGAVGRDGPGSTAVEVAAAGDALYDLMDALREAGVTVEDIGTVRPELEDVFVDLTGMEAGGSDAGDAGEAGPATADSRGRSS, from the coding sequence ATGGCACGCAGCGCGGCGAGCGACCGCGACCCACCCCGCGAGCGCGACGGGTCCCGCCCCGACGATTCGGCGGATCCCTCTCCGGCGGCGCTCGCGATCGAGGGCGTTTCGAAGCGGTTCGGCGACGGCGCGGAGTCGGTGCTCGCGGTCGACGACGTGAGCCTGACCGTCGAGCGCGGCTCGATCGTCGGCCTCCTCGGCCCGAACGGGGCCGGCAAGACGACCCTGATCAAGTGCGCGCTCGGAATCGTCCTCCCCGACGCCGGCTCGGTCCGGGTGTTCGGGACGGACGTGGGCGACGGCCGCCGGGCGGCGTACGCCGACGTCGACGCGATGTTAGAGGGCGCGCGCAACGACTACTGGCGGCTCACCGTCCGCGAGAACCTGCGGTACTTCGCGACGATCGCCGGCGTCGACCCGGACTCGGTGCAGGCCCGGCACGACCGGCTGCTCGACCGGCTCGAACTGACGGAGAAGGCCGACACCCCGGTCCGGGAGCTCTCGCGGGGGATGAAACAGAAGGTGTCGCTGGCGAGCGTGCTCGCGGGCGGCGCGGAGCTCGTCTTCCTCGACGAGCCGACCCTCGGGCTCGACGTCGAGAGCTCCCGGACGCTCCGCCGGGAGCTCCGCCGGCTCGCGCGCGAGGAGGGGCTCACCATCGTTCTCAGCAGCCACGACATGGGCGTCATCGAGGACGTCTGCGACCGCGTGGTGATGATGGCGAACGGCCGGATCGTCGCCGACGACGCCGTCGGGGCGCTCCTCTCCGGGACCGACCGCGACGCCGTCCGCGTCGTCAGCGCCGATATCGACGACGCGGTCGTCGCCCGCCTCCGGGAGCGGTTCGACGTGCGGGGGGTCGAGACAGGGCTCGGCGCGGTCGGCCGCGACGGGCCGGGCTCGACGGCCGTCGAGGTCGCCGCCGCGGGCGACGCCCTCTACGACCTCATGGACGCGCTCCGCGAGGCGGGTGTCACGGTGGAGGACATCGGGACCGTTCGCCCCGAGCTGGAGGACGTGTTCGTCGATCTGACCGGTATGGAGGCGGGCGGGAGCGACGCGGGCGACGCGGGCGAGGCCGGTCCCGCGACCGCCGACTCTCGGGGGCGGTCGTCGTGA